In Procambarus clarkii isolate CNS0578487 chromosome 30, FALCON_Pclarkii_2.0, whole genome shotgun sequence, the DNA window ATGATCAATTTCACAAATTTGATCTTTGACGTTTCTTGTTACTGACGGAGAGGAGGTCGAGGGCCCAGAGGAGACCTCTTCAGATGACGAGACTTCCATTGTGGCTATCGTCGTCGACCGGAGGTGCCTGACGATGGGGCCTCTGATGGGGTCCTCTAGCGTTTCCGAATCCGCAACACCCCCTATGTGAGAGACTGCGGCAAGAGCTGCCGCAGCGGTGACGGCGGCCGTGGCTGCGGCAGTGGCAGTGACGGCAGTGTCAGTGGGCAGCCGGGCCTCGTGCACGGTGGGCAGTATTCTTGGCGTGATTCTCCGGAAGTGCCTGGGGCTCTGGTACGCCGGGGGACACTGTAGGTACTCCCGTGCCGCTGCGCCCACGGCCTGCTGCAGCTGGCTGCTGACGGAGGTCACGTAGACCGGGGGAGTGACCGAGGACATCGCCGACGTCAGTGTGGCGAGCTTGACGGTCTCCGTGACGACGGTGAAGTAGGCCGGGGGAGGAGCCTCCGTCTTCATCACTTCGTCGTAAGTAGGCGGACAATCGTCGAGCTTCTCTCCGGCCTCGGCGGGCCGGATG includes these proteins:
- the LOC123748570 gene encoding uncharacterized protein, coding for MAGEADTRLQESTMEVPEGMHPACKSRLMRWRVVGAVLAFLVVLGWVFIIVVLILKEKWQLVLVAWLLLYSAAHFCYWYCKRHSLLTLHRQIRLRVLAHIRPAEAGEKLDDCPPTYDEVMKTEAPPPAYFTVVTETVKLATLTSAMSSVTPPVYVTSVSSQLQQAVGAAAREYLQCPPAYQSPRHFRRITPRILPTVHEARLPTDTAVTATAAATAAVTAAAALAAVSHIGGVADSETLEDPIRGPIVRHLRSTTIATMEVSSSEEVSSGPSTSSPSVTRNVKDQICEIDHQTPSSVQNCP